A single genomic interval of Argopecten irradians isolate NY chromosome 8, Ai_NY, whole genome shotgun sequence harbors:
- the LOC138329982 gene encoding phospholipid phosphatase 1-like translates to MSLKHESPYICTKRKCLTVTLDVILVGSVALCAGLVHQLMTPYHRGFYCNDESIGYPFHSSTIPSSVLYGVGFGLNFLLFFIIEALWLPKTTDEWKSSSSSSSADDHENHNSPEKAPSRLIFYLCAVYNIILPFLFGAALEFLARGLTKYLLGRLRPHFLSVCQPDPSTFNCSTGYIEEYKCTGDPDLVYQARLSFPSGHASFSVYSMLFLILYIQARMRWRQAVIIRPWVQLILFLMALYTCISRIFDYKHHWSDVLAGAIWGILAAVFVVFKVSSLFPRSRYICSPSGFHHTFTTKL, encoded by the exons ATGTCACTTAAACATGAATCACCTTATATTTGTACCAAACGAAAATGTCTGACTGTAACATTAGACGTTATTCTGGTGGGAAGTG TTGCCCTGTGTGCGGGACTTGTTCATCAGTTGATGACTCCCTATCATCGTGGATTTTACTGCAATGATGAAAGTATCGGTTACCCTTTCCACAGTTCTACGATACCATCGTCAGTGCTTTACGGAGTAGGATTTGGGCTCAACTTTTTACTG tttttcattATTGAAGCATTGTGGCTTCCTAAAACTACAGATGAGTGGAAATCatcctcttcctcctcctcaGCAGACGATCATGAGAACCATAACAGTCCGGAGAAAGCTCCATCTCGTTTGATTTTCTATCTTTGTGCTGTATATAACATCATTTTACCGTTCTTGTTTGGGGCTGCACTGGAGTTCCTGGCTCGTGGCTTGACAAAGTACCTACTGGGTAGACTTCGACCTCATTTCTTGTCAGTTTGCCAACCTGACCCCAGCACGTTTAACTGTAGTACTGGCTACATAGAGGAGTATAAGTGTACTGGTGACCCAGATCTCGTATACCAAGCCAG ATTGTCCTTCCCTTCTGGACATGCATCTTTCTCAGTCTACAGTATGCTGTTTTTAATT tTGTACATCCAGGCACGTATGAGATGGAGACAGGCTGTCATCATACGCCCCTGGGTACAGTTGATACTTTTTCTCATGGCGTTATACACGTGTATCTCCCGAATCTTTGACTACAAGCATCATTGGAGCGACGTACTAGCTGGAGCAATCTGGGGAATTCTGGCCGCAGTTTTTGTG gTGTTTAAAGTGTCAAGTTTGTTTCCAcgatccagatatatctgttcACCTTCGGGATTTCATCATACGTTTACCACAAAACTGTGA